Below is a window of Undibacterium sp. YM2 DNA.
GCTTGCAGCCGCTATACACGGGGTCTTGCCCAGGATAGCAATCAAAGCTGGTGCGGCTGGCAGGCAGGTAGGCAAATTGGGAGTCAGCCACTGCCAGCCCAAATTCACGGTAGGCCTTGCCCTGACGCGGGACGATGTTTGCGGCATAGCTGGTTGGGCCGCCATCGCTGCGGTTGCCAAACAGGATTTTGCCATCTGTTGAAGTCCAGCGCGAGTCCGTGGGTTCTACCACCAGCCCGGCATACAGGCCCACCATCTGGTGCGTTGATGGGCCAAAATGGTCATGCGTAAACACTGTCAGCAGGGTGCGGTCAGCTTTTTGTTTATCCATCACCGGATCTACCCACCAGCGCTGCACCGTGGCCTGCGCGCCCACCCATTGCATGCTGCCGGGTGTAGGGCCATTGCCAAAGGTGGCGATGGCTTTGGGGGTCAGCCTGACTTGTTTGCCATTCACCGCTATACCACCAGCCTGGTTGATACCATTGATACGGGCGCGCACTTCGTCAGGGCTAAAGGTGCCGTCTTCATAGTTGAAGCCATTGGCAGCGCCATCAGAGGCAAGCACATCAAACTTCACCAGGTGGATATGCTGACCTATGATGTCCGTCGGTGTGCGCACCTGGAAATCATCGAGCTCATAATAACTGGGCACGAGATTGGTGTGCCAGTACTCCACTACGTCATTACTGTTGGCGCGGAAGAACAGGGGTTCTGGTGGTTTGTCACCGTTCAGTATCGGTTTCACATCCTGCCACAAGGCCAGTATGCGTTGCTGCGGGAAATGCCAGCCTTTTTTGTTCAGGACAACGTCGGTCTGCATGGCAGCACCCTTGTAGATGCGCAATGGCGGCGTGACAGTGGCACCTCTGGCAGGGTTGGCAAAGGGTGCACCAGGTGCGCGCCTCAAGCCATTCATGGCGAACTGCGCAGGGCTGCCGTCAGGCATCCTGGTACTGACGGATTTTTGCTCATGCATGCTCATCGCCGCCTGTTCGGTGGCGGTGCCCTGCTCGGGCAGTTCTATGGCATTGATGACGCTCATCTCCTTGGTAAAGTCAGTCGGCGTGACTTTATCGACAGAGATTTTGCCACCGGCAATCAGGTGGCGTGGCAGGCCGCCGTTGAGAGTGACACCATTCTCGACCGCAAAATCATTTGGCGGATGTGGCGCACGGTGTCCGGCAATGCCTGGTACAAAGAAGGGGTAGCCGGGATTGCCCGCACCAGTGACCCTGACCTGGCCTTTATCAATCTGCACTGCCGCTGGCAAGGGTGCCATGGCGCGGGTTGGCAAGGGCACGACACCGGGGATGGGTGTGCCTGCGACGATCTCACCATCAGGCAAGGCACGCGAACCAGGTCTGGGCTTACCATCGCTACCCAGCGGCGTACCCAGTTCCAGCACATCATGCACGCGGAACAGCGCCCACATGCCGCTGGCAAAATGGGGGTAGAAGTGGCAATGGAAGATGGAGTCCCCCGGCGTCAGGTTACGGTTGCCGCTGCCTTCATAGACCAGGTCCATGGTATAGGAAGAACCCGGGCCTATGGTCTGGCTATCGAGATAGCTGCTGGTGTCGCTGTCCGGCGAATACAGCCACTGGTGCGCATGGTGATGATGCACATGGAAAATACCCTGCCCCGCATGCAAGACACGGAAGCGCGCACGGTCGCCCTGATAGGTGTGATAAACATTCGACGGGTCATCCGGATAGAAAGCCTTGGTAGCCTTGGGCGGTGTGCAAGGCTGGGGCGAGCAGGTCAGGTTGGCCGGATTATCCACCACCATGGCAGGGTCACCACCAGCCCAGGAGCTCAGGAAAAACTCTTCAAACTTGCATTCAGGGCAATCAGCAGTCGGCCCGACCTTGAGCCGGTTGGCCAGGATTTCAGCAGAGATACCAGCCGAACCATAGTTGATGGAAAACGCATCACTGGCACCGCTCAAGACCCCGTTCAGTGGATCATTCTGATTATTCATCTGCGGGAAAGCCTGCACCAGCGTGAACGACTCATGGTACATCACCGTCACTTCGCGGTAAGGTGATTCTGGGTTCGGGTAAGATGGATTGCGGGTACCGCTGAACGTGAAGGGACCATGATTGGGCCCGGTGATGATGGCGGTGAGGTCGCTGTGAACGATATTATTCCTGGCATCAAGCATCTTCAGCACAGGCTTGCTGCTGCCGGGTATCAATGCATCATAATTGATCACCGGGTAGCCAGTCGCACTGGTACCCGATGCCTGTTGCATCTCGGCCTGTGTGACCTGGCTGCGATACCACTCAGACCCGCGTGGCTGCACATTGACAGAACCAAACAGGCCATACGTCAGTTGCTCCTGCCCTGCCATGCTGTACAGCAGGAAAGTACCCTCTTGCGCCGCATACAAACGATAGATCATGGCCCTGCCCGGGGCGATGATGCCACTGTCATTGCCTGAAGGCGACACCGCGTTATTGCCAACAAAACTGCCATCATCTCTGATGGATGAGACAGCCTCCATGCCCGCCACATGGACAGACGCGTTTTTTGTCACCGGGTTGGGATTGACACTGGCCGGTTTGAGCCAGTTCTGGAAATTGACCACCAGGCAGTCACCCACATTTGCCCGCAAGACCATGGGCCGCGGCCGCTTGCCTGGCCGCAATTGCGCATTGCCCGGTCCCGGCGTGCTACCGCTGACAGCAACCACATCCCCCGCAACGCATACACCATGCCGCCCGGTTGTGAGGTGCCCAGACGGTTAATCATCATGGCCTGGTCTATCGCCACCACATCCGCCGTGACGACGCGTTCACAACGCGCAGCAGCCAGATTATCTGGCGCAATCTGGGCTTGGGCCTGAGCGGCGAGCATGAGTAAGATGGGGGCGAGACTACCGCCTATCATAGAAAGGAATTTCATCTCAGTTCCATTTCAAGAAAGTTGGGGTGCGATAAACCTGGGTACAACCTGGCAGAGCTGCCAGCTGTTTATATTTTTGATTGTTTTTTTTACAATTTCGACTTTACTATACTCTAATTTCTTAAGTTTTTAGCAATCAGTGGAAATATTTTAATTGCGGCTGGATTGTCGTTGTGTTTTTAATACAAATCAATCAGCGCGAGATGTCAAACCTGCGTGAAAGTTGATCACGAATGTGCCAGCCCGGAATGCCCTCTGGCAAAACCACGTCAGCGACGTTCTACCTTTCCTCATCAAGCGACGCAGGATTGCGCACTAAACAAGAGTCGCATGGATATAAATCATCCAGCAAAGTGACAAGCAACTAGGCTGCTAACCGGACAGAACTTTGGCACGGCCACAACCGGATCACCGATAAATCTGTGTCGAATCGAGGAAAGTCTTAGCGCTGCCCATTTGCGCCTGGCAGGAACGTATGTGGAAAACCTGGCCTGGTTAGACTGCATGAAGCGATTTGACCGGGCGCATACTTTCTTTTATTGCGACCCGCCGTACTGGGAGACAGAGGGATACGGCGTGGATTTTGACTTTGAAAACTATGTGCTCATGGCCGAGTTTATAAAGACATGCAAGGGAAGGGGCTGTCGTCGCACCTTGGGAGCAGTCGCATTATTAATGTCAACATTCCAAATGACTGGATTGACTTCAAAATTACTGAAGAATGGAGTGAAAAGCCAGTTTAGACGAAATTCAAAGTTATTCGCAAGCTAGTGCAAAGTTTCACGCGGCCTTACAAATTGAGATACGAAGATTTTAAGGTTGAAGTACTTGTCTAAGTACGACTGGGAAAAAATGGAATGCAAAGTTATATATCAATCTGTGCAAAGTTCTTCGCAGCCGTACCTATGTGAGGGGATCTGAAAAAGAAAAAGCCCCTGGTTACCCAGAG
It encodes the following:
- a CDS encoding copper oxidase; amino-acid sequence: MVLRANVGDCLVVNFQNWLKPASVNPNPVTKNASVHVAGMEAVSSIRDDGSFVGNNAVSPSGNDSGIIAPGRAMIYRLYAAQEGTFLLYSMAGQEQLTYGLFGSVNVQPRGSEWYRSQVTQAEMQQASGTSATGYPVINYDALIPGSSKPVLKMLDARNNIVHSDLTAIITGPNHGPFTFSGTRNPSYPNPESPYREVTVMYHESFTLVQAFPQMNNQNDPLNGVLSGASDAFSINYGSAGISAEILANRLKVGPTADCPECKFEEFFLSSWAGGDPAMVVDNPANLTCSPQPCTPPKATKAFYPDDPSNVYHTYQGDRARFRVLHAGQGIFHVHHHHAHQWLYSPDSDTSSYLDSQTIGPGSSYTMDLVYEGSGNRNLTPGDSIFHCHFYPHFASGMWALFRVHDVLELGTPLGSDGKPRPGSRALPDGEIVAGTPIPGVVPLPTRAMAPLPAAVQIDKGQVRVTGAGNPGYPFFVPGIAGHRAPHPPNDFAVENGVTLNGGLPRHLIAGGKISVDKVTPTDFTKEMSVINAIELPEQGTATEQAAMSMHEQKSVSTRMPDGSPAQFAMNGLRRAPGAPFANPARGATVTPPLRIYKGAAMQTDVVLNKKGWHFPQQRILALWQDVKPILNGDKPPEPLFFRANSNDVVEYWHTNLVPSYYELDDFQVRTPTDIIGQHIHLVKFDVLASDGAANGFNYEDGTFSPDEVRARINGINQAGGIAVNGKQVRLTPKAIATFGNGPTPGSMQWVGAQATVQRWWVDPVMDKQKADRTLLTVFTHDHFGPSTHQMVGLYAGLVVEPTDSRWTSTDGKILFGNRSDGGPTSYAANIVPRQGKAYREFGLAVADSQFAYLPASRTSFDCYPGQDPVYSGCKRSVNGTYTGWADPLNGINCVGCLPVALSNPTNPPIPPSTTPSIIGGFGVGVSVLNYRNESLALRVASANGAVNAGTDLARAYSSTLRNDAQLNVQPVGGSNINPRCVKTATNNCFSFPRQPLSAQMGGTDPFTPILHVYENDPVQLRLIDGALVGNHTVTVNGNKWLFEPFNTNSGYRGSQTMGLSEHFESLFTIPQTGRTQSLDYLVNASNAYDGNVSGAWSLMRSYNNQVSWLSPLPGNSSIRPVATTMPNLPTDCTARGPCLRQFKVSATTIQQLLGSNSPLLYNSRGARLTNGKFSNQTLNDPNAIVYVQDQDLNPNGTLKAGLNIEPLALRAAAGDVIRLQLTNRVNARAAVFTTPESAARPTLGFTDAYANINLLPSSQAGLHPQLLALDVSNADGMNVGINPVQTVAACNPAPCTGTPPSITYTWYAGTLQNENGVTRATPVEFGALNLTPADPLMQAYHGLFGGIIIEPLGAKWQDDAGTHISSTVSPVAGKPFRDFAVFMQTDIAMQYQGKSLYSVGSPLMAVNYRTEPFFYRYGTTTNVNLAGIDTTAEVSNTQVNGDPQTPVFRANAGTPVRFRLFGPLGLADNLNVFELTGHQWQFEPYAYNSTRIGSNPASLATGTQSGYGTTSHFDVVVDKAGGAFAVPGDYLFRSWPNGQYSAGGWGVFRVSPAQAGAAKAASATVAVQEVFADVVVIDKAVSIEGILEVSGSVTVRPGSVQWELADSVVIVADGKEIGKVAVDQTGRWQFKAKTAMPAMLEVHSAFGGIAQHRPVATVLTATNTLESVDKQAEPPVLPLQKFERRKR